Proteins encoded in a region of the Populus alba chromosome 13, ASM523922v2, whole genome shotgun sequence genome:
- the LOC118044014 gene encoding myosin-9 isoform X1, producing MEAPAGGVDDMTKLSYLHEPGVLENLKTRYELNEIYTYTGNILIAINPFQRLPHLYDGHMMQQYKGAPFGELSPHVFAVADVAYRAMINERKSNSILVSGESGAGKTETTKMLMRYLAFLGGRAATEGRTVEQQVLESNPVLEAFGNAKTVRNNNSSRFGKFVEIQFDKHGRISGAAIRTYLLERSRVCQVSSPERNYHCFYLLCAAPQEEVEKYKLGSPKSFHYLNQTNCFELAGVSDAHDYLSTRRAMDIVGISAKEQEAIFRVVAAVLHIGNIDFSKGKEADSSVPKDDQAKFHLKTTAELLMCDPVALEDALCKRVMITPEEVIKRSLDPQSAVTSRDGLAKTVYSRLFDWIVDKINNSIGQDPDSKSLIGVLDIYGFESFKTNSFEQFCINFTNEKLQQHFNQHVFKMEQEEYTKEQIDWSYIEFVDNQDVLDLLEKKPGGIIALLDEACMFPKSTHETFSNKLYQTFKVHKRFIKPKLSRTDFTIAHYAGEVQYQSDHFLDKNKDYVVPEHQDLLNASRCPFVAGLFPRLPEETSKSSKFSSIGSRFKIQLQQLMDTLNSTEPHYIRCVKPNNLLKPAVFENINIMQQLRCGGVLEAIRISMAGYPTRRPFFEFINRFGLLAPEALEGSYDEKTVCKKILEKKGLKGFQIGKTKVFLRAGQMAELDARRAEVLNNAAKTIQGRIRTHYARKQFIALRKATIVVQSLWRGRLACKVYESIKREAAARKIQKHIRRYAARTAYKKLHISALLLQTGLRAMVARKEFRFRKRTKAATIIQARWHCHKAASYYKRLQRSAIITQTGWRCRVARRELRLLKMAARDTGALREAKDKLEKHVEELTWRLQLEKRLRTDLEEAKAQEVVKFQNSLEEMKNKIEEANALIIKEREAAKKAIDDAPPVIKETQVLVEDTKKIDSLTEEVENLKTTLDSEKQRADDTEKKYSEVKEISEERRKKLEETEKKVQQLQESLQRLEEKLTNLESENKVLRQQALSMTPNKYLSGRSRSIMQRAESHIPVDAARASLDLQSPSINHREHSEVDDKPQKSLNEKQQENQELLIRCVAQHLGFSGNRPIAACIIYKCLLQWRSFEVERTSVFDRIIQTIGHAIETQDNNDVLAYWLSNASTLLLLLQRTLKASGAAGMAPQRRRSSSATLFGRMTQSFRGAPQGVNLSLINGGINGGVDTLRQVEAKYPALLFKQQLTAYVEKIYGMIRDNLKKEISPLLGLCIQAPRTSRASLVKGARSVANAAAQQALIAHWQGIVKSLGSFLNTLKSNHVPPFLVRKVFTQIFSFINVQLFNSLLLRRECCSFSNGEYVKAGLAELEHWCYKATDEYAGSAWDELKHIRQAIGFLVIHQKPKKTLDEISHDLCPVLSIQQLYRISTMYWDDKYGTHSVSTDVISKMRVLMTEDSNNAVSNSFLLDDDSSIPFSVDDLSKSMEQIDIADIEPPPLIRENSGFSFLLPRCD from the exons ATGGAAGCTCCTGCTGGTGGAGTTGATGACATGACAAAGCTTTCTTACTTGCATGAGCCTGGAGTTCTGGAGAATTTGAAAACGAGATACGAACTGAATGAGATCTAT ACATATACCGGAAATATTCTTATTGCCATTAATCCATTTCAAAGACTGCCTCATCTCTATGATGGCCACATGATGCAACAATACAAGGGAGCACCATTTGGAGAGCTGAGTCCTCATGTTTTTGCGGTTGCTGATGTTGCATACAG GGCAATGATCAATGAAAGGAAAAGCAATTCCATTTTGGTCAGTGGTGAAAGTGGTGCAGGTAAAACTGAGACCACGAAAATGCTTATGAGGTACcttgcatttttaggaggtcgAGCTGCCACCGAAGGACGGACCGTTGAACAACAAGTTCTTGAA TCAAATCCAGTCCTTGAAGCATTCGGGAATGCTAAAACTGTTAGAAATAACAACTCCAG CCGTTTTGGTAAATTTGTTGAGATCCAGTTTGACAAGCATGGAAGAATTTCTGGAGCTGCCATCAGAACTTACCTTTTAGAGAGATCTCGTGTTTGCCAAGTTTCCAGTCCTGAGCGCAACTACCACTGTTTTTACCTTCTTTGTGCCGCACCACAGGAG GAAGTAGAGAAGTACAAGTTGGGGAGCCCAAAATCATTCCACTATCTTAACCAGACAAATTGCTTTGAACTGGCTGGTGTAAGTGATGCCCATGACTATCTTTCCACTAGAAGAGCTATGGATATTGTTGGAATAAGTGCGAAGGAGCAG GAAGCAATTTTCAGAGTCGTTGCTGCAGTCCTTCATATTGGAAATATTGATTTTTCCAAGGGAAAAGAAGCTGATTCGTCCGTTCCTAAAGATGACCAGGCTAAATTCCATCTCAAAACAACAGCAGAGCTACTAAT gtgTGATCCTGTAGCCTTGGAAGATGCATTATGTAAGCGTGTTATGATCACCCCTGAGGAGGTCATCAAGAGAAGTCTTGATCCTCAAAGTGCAGTGACTAGCAGGGATGGTTTAGCTAAGACGGTTTATTCTCGTTTATTTGATTG GATAGTAGATAAGATTAATAATTCCATTGGACAAGATCCTGACTCAAAATCTCTGATTGGAGTCCTTGACATCTACGGTTTTGAAAGCTTTAAGACGAATAG CTTTGAGCAGTTCTGCATTAATTTCACAAACGAGAAGTTGCAGCAGCATTTCAACCAG CACGTCTTCAAAATGGAACAAGAGGAATACACAAAAGAGCAGATTGATTGGAGCTATATTGAGTTTGTCGATAATCAAGATGTCTTGGATCTTCTTGAAAAG AAACCAGGAGGTATAATAGCTCTCCTTGATGAAGCTTG CATGTTTCCAAAGTCAACGCATGAAACATTTTCAAATAAGCTTTATCAGACATTTAAAGTTCACAAGCGTTTTATCAAGCCAAAACTGTCTCGCACAGATTTCACCATCGCTCATTATGCTGGAGAG GTCCAGTATCAATCGGACCATTTTTTGGACAAGAACAAAGACTATGTGGTTCCTGAACATCAAGATTTGTTGAATGCTTCCAGATGTCCTTTCGTAGCTGGCCTGTTCCCTCGACTTCCAGAGGAGACAAGTAAATCTTCAAAGTTCTCTTCAATCGGTTCTCGTTTCAAG ATACAACTACAGCAACTAATGGATACATTAAATTCTACTGAACCTCACTACATTAGATGTGTAAAGCCAAACAATCTACTAAAACCTGCTGTATTTGAGAATATCAACATCATGCAGCAATTGCGATGCGGT GGTGTTTTAGAAGCAATTCGAATAAGTATGGCTGGATATCCTACTCGCCGCCCTTTCTTTGAATTCATAAATCGATTTGGACTTCTTGCCCCAGAGGCTTTGGAAGGAAG CTATGATGAAAAGACTGTTTGCAAAAAGATTTTGGAAAAGAAGGGGCTTAAAGGGTTCCAG ATAGGCAAAACAAAGGTTTTCTTGAGAGCTGGTCAGATGGCTGAATTGGATGCAAGGAGAGCTGAGGTACTCAACAACGCGGCAAAAACCATCCAGGGACGGATACGGACGCATTATGCTCGCAAACAGTTTATTGCATTGCGGAAGGCTACCATAGTGGTGCAATCACTATGGAGAG GAAGACTGGCTTGCAAAGTTTATGAAAGCATAAAGAGGGAGGCAGCTGCTAGAAAAATTCAGAAGCATATACGTAGATATGCAGCCAGAACAGCCTACAAGAAACTTCATATATCTGCGCTTCTCTTGCAAACAGGTTTAAGGGCAATGGTTGCTCGCAAGGAATTCAGATTTAGGAAGCGAACTAAAGCTGCAACCATTATTCAG GCCCGATGGCACTGTCATAAAGCTGCTTCCTACTATAAAAGGCTGCAGAGAAGTGCAATTATCACACAAACAGGATGGAGGTGTAGAGTTGCTAGGAGAGAGCTAAGGTTGCTCAAAATG GCTGCAAGAGACACAGGTGCACTACGAGAAGCCAAAGATAAGCTTGAAAAGCATGTAGAGGAACTCACATGGCGTTTGCAGCTGGAAAAACGTTTAAGG ACCGATTTGGAAGAAGCAAAAGCACAAGAAGTGGTGAAATTTCAGAATTCACttgaagaaatgaaaaacaaaatagaagaaGCGAATGCATTGATAATCAAGGAAAGGGAGGCTGCAAAGAAGGCTATTGATGACGCACCTCCTGTAATTAAAGAAACTCAAGTACTTGTTGAAGATACTAAGAAAATTGATTCTCTAACAGAAGAAGTAGAAAACCTAAAG ACAACGTTAGATTCTGAGAAACAAAGAGCTGATGATACTGAGAAGAAATACAGTGAAGTAAAAGAGATTAGTGAAGAAAGACggaagaaattggaagaaacagagaagaaggTTCAACAACTTCAGGAATCCTTGCAAAG GCTAGAAGAGAAACTTACCAACTTAGAGTCAGAGAATAAAGTCCTGCGGCAACAGGCTCTATCAATGACGCCCAACAAGTACCTCTCAGGACGCTCCAGATCAATTATGCAG AGGGCTGAGAGTCACATTCCAGTGGATGCTGCAAGAGCAAGTTTG GATCTGCAAAGCCCTTCAATTAATCACAGGGAGCACTCTGAAGTAGATGATAAGCCACAAAAGTCATTAAATGAGAAACAACAGGAGAACCAGGAGTTGCTCATTCGCTGTGTTGCACAACACTTGGGATTTTCAGGGAACAGACCTATCGCTGCTTGTATCATATACAAGTGCCTTTTGCAGTGGAGATCGTTTGAAGTTGAGAGAACCAGTGTGTTTGATCGGATCATTCAGACCATAGGCCATGCAATTGAG ACCCAGGATAACAATGATGTCTTGGCCTATTGGCTATCCAATGCCTCAACACTCCTCTTACTGCTCCAACGCACATTGAAAGCAAGTGGTGCAGCAGGAATGGCTCCACAACGTCGACGATCATCATCAGCTACTCTATTTGGAAGAATGACTCAG AGTTTTCGTGGAGCTCCACAAGGAGTCAATCTATCCTTAATCAATGGGGGCATTAATGGTGGAGTGGACACATTGCGGCAAGTTGAAGCCAAGTATCCAGCTTTGCTTTTCAAGCAGCAGCTTACAGCATATGTAGAAAAAATTTATGGAATGATTCGGGATAATCTAAAGAAAGAAATCTCTCCTTTGCTTGGATTGTGCATCCAG GCACCAAGAACATCCAGAGCAAGTTTAGTGAAGGGGGCGCGTTCAGTTGCCAATGCTGCAGCCCAGCAAGCCCTGATTGCTCACTGGCAAGGAATAGTGAAGAGCCTTGGAAGCTTCTTAAACACTTTGAAGTCAAATCAT GTGCCGCCATTTTTAGTTCGTAAGGTGTTCACTCAGATATTTTCCTTCATCAATGTTCAACTATTCAACAG CCTTTTATTAAGAAGAGAATGCTGTTCATTTAGTAATGGTGAATATGTTAAAGCTGGGCTGGCTGAATTGGAACATTGGTGCTACAAAGCAACGGATGAG TATGCAGGTTCAGCCTGGGATGAGCTCAAGCATATTAGACAGGCTATCGGGTTTCTG GTCATTCATCAAAAGCCAAAGAAAACATTGGATGAAATAAGCCATGACCTGTGCCCA GTTCTAAGTATCCAGCAGCTATACCGAATCAGTACCATGTACTGGGACGACAAGTATGGCACACACAGTGTGTCGACGGAT GTTATATCCAAAATGAGGGTGTTGATGACAGAAGATTCAAATAATGCAGTTAGCAATTCTTTCCTGCTGGATGATGATTCAAG CATTCCATTTTCAGTTGATGACTTGTCGAAGTCCATGGAACAAATTGACATCGCTGACATCGAACCACCACCTCTGATTCGTGAAAACTCTGGCTTTAGTTTCTTGCTGCCACGCTGTGATTAA